Genomic window (Jeotgalibacillus aurantiacus):
AAAATTCCCTGATGCTTATTGTGCTGCAGAAAATAGCACGTTGCATTCTCTAGTATAATAGTTTGTTCAATGTCCTGATCCGGGTTGCACAAAGGACAATGTTGATCGTAAGCCATATTTCTCCCACCTTAAAAAAATCTCTAAATAGCCTGATGTTATCGTTAGATTTTACCATAAAAAGTATGGGGAAGTTTATATCCACATCAAAACGTTTAGACGCAGACATTTATCATTAGAAATATATGTTAAAATCGAATTGTAGGTAAATCTTAATTTTACAAAGGGAGGTTGGTCCAGTGGTAAAGAAATAATCAAAGAAAATCTATGTCTTGAAAAATAGAATAGCATGTAGATTTTCTTCATTTACGACGAATAGATCAATAACGATTGAGGAGAAATGAACATGCTGAAAAATATACATTCATCCATTTACTATATGCCAAACGACGATGATCGGGAGCGGCCAACTTTAGGACTGGTCGTTGGTGATCAGTGCAGTCTTATTATAGATGCCGGGAATTCTGTTCAACATGCGCAGGATTTTTTGAAGGAAATAGAGTCATTGAATGTGCCGCCGGTAAAATACGTGGTGGTGACGCACGGCCACTGGGATCATTTTTTAGGGTTGAGCGAATTTAACGCGACGATCATCGCGAACCGCCTGACGAGCCAGATCATCCATGAGTGGCAACAGTTCACTTTTGATGATGATTCACTTCAGGAATACGTGGATGATAACAAGATGAGTGCTAAATGTATGGAGATTATAAAAACAGAGATGCCAGAAAGAGAATCCTTTAGCGTTGTTTCTCCTGATCTTACGTTTGAAACGTCTCTGACAATCGACCTCGGAAACAAACTGTGTGTGATTGAGAAAGTTCGGAGTACGCACACGGATGATTCCACGATCGTATATGTACCTGATGACAAAGTATTGTTCTTAGGGGATTGCGCATACGGTACCACGACAAACTCATTATTTCATTATAAACAGTCACAGTTACTGCCGATGATCAACGACATCCAAAAGTATGACGCTGAATTTTTCCTCCTTGGACATGAATCCCTTTGTGACCAGGCTGAGATGAAACAATACTGGGATGAACTCACGGCTGCAAGCAAAGCCACCAGCTCTGCTTCATTAGAAGAAGCCGTCCAGTCCTTCGAAAAAGAAAACAGCAGGCCGCCCAACGCAAATGAGACATTCTTTATCGAAGCATTTGTGAATGATTGGGTGATTAGGTCGAGGTAAGTGAAGAGTGGGGACGTATATGTTGAATCATTTGGTTAACGAATAAAGTAATATACGTCCCCGCATTTTTTGTAGTTTCAGTCTGGGGTTGGCAAGTTTAAAAGCATTGAATATAAGTTTAAAGCTGATCTGCTGTCAGAGAAATAGAATGTATCTTCTTCAAAATGATAAAAATAGATCCCTTTTTCATTTCCCCATAATTCTAACTTTATTTGTTTGCTCTGATCTAATGTAACACCAATATCAAATGTATTTGCGGAACCTCTTTCTAGATTCGCAATAGGTTCTGCATCGACGATAACATTCTTCAACTCATGAAAGAATTTTGAATCATCTTTGATTTCAATGACATTCAATGGGGAGGTAGAACTGAGTTCAAATAATTCATCTGTCTTAGATGCTTTGACTGTAACCAACGTAATGGTGATGTTTTCATTTGCACTACTCTGCTGGGGGGCATTGTCGTTAATATCAGAAAAAAACAAGAAAAATATTATAGAAAAACTAATGATCGATGTTATAGGGATCACCAGGAATCGTCTGCTGAAAAATTTGGTTTTTGAGTCGGTGTAATTGAGTAGGGCATTTAAAGATCTCATTCTATCTGCATCTGATCTTTCAACATTCTTCAATTCTTCAAATAAGTTTTTAAATTCATCTGAATGATTCACTAAAGCTTGCCTCCCTCTTTTTGAATTCTTTCCTCAGCTGAATGAGAGCTCTTGATGTCATAGATTTCACTTTGTCCTCAGACCATTCAAGAATCATGGCCGTCTCTTTTATGGAACACTCATTAATCTTTCTAAGTATGATGACTTCTTTATATTCTTTTTTCAATGTATTTAAAGATTGATACAGATTATTAACGTCTTCTGACTGAATCATCAAGTCCCCGTAAGATATTTGTTTATTCGTAAGGGTGTTCATAAAGAGGTCTATATTTAGTAGGTGCTTGAATCTCTTTTTCTTTAGGTGATCAAGCGTCACATTCCTCGCTATTTTAATCATCCATGTACTGATCGTTGAATCAGACCGAAACTGATTAAGGTTTTTGTATACTCTAATAAATGTTTCTTGTGTCAGGTCCTCAGCTAAATGTTTATCTGACACCATGTAATAAATATATTTAAATACAGCATCTGAATGAAGCAGATAAATTTGCGTTATTTTTTCATCTGAATGATCAGTCATTGTGACACCTCCGCATATCATTAGACGCTATTTTTTGAAAAAAGTGTCATTATTCCAAAAAACATTTACTTTATTAATAAATTGGTTTACCGTTTGATAAAAGACTAGTAGGGACGTATATGGTGGATCATTTTATTAAAGGATGAGAGAAGTTTTACTTACACAAATACTAGTAAAGGAGTGGTGAGATGATTAATGATCCCTGGTTTACAGTGCAACAAATCGATTCACGCACATTTGCGATTAGTGAATATGGCCATTGGGAGAAGGTTCATTCGTTTTTATTGTTAGGCGTGGAAAGAGCGATGTTAATTGATAGCGGACTTGGAATCGATAACATTAAGAGAATAACAGACCAGCTTACGCCTTTACCTGTAGAGGTTTTTACAACACATGTTCATGTTGATCATATTGGGAGTCACGGAGAATTTGATAAGGTATACGTGCATGAACGAGATAGAGAGTGGCTGGAAAACGGAATTTCAGGATTGCCAATCACTCAGATTAGAAAAGATATTGGTAGAGATATCACAAAGCCGACTCCTAAATCTTTTCATCCTTCAACATATCAGTCTTTTCAAGGAAAGCCCTCAGGGTTACTGGAGGACCAGCAACGTATCCATTTGGGAAATCGTGTCATAATCGTGCTACATACTCCAGGGCATTCACCAGGACATGTTTGTTTCTTTGATGAAACAAATGGTTACTTATTTACTGGAGATCTTCTATATGACACAACGCCGATCTATGCATTTTATCCTTCAACGAACCCAGAGGATCTCGTTGCATCGCTTGAAAAAATAACTATGATTAATGGGGTTAACAGGATATTCGGGTCTCATAATACACTTGGCCTATCAATCAGTATTCTAGATGAAGTTAAACTTGCTGTTACACACTTGAGAAAAAATAACTTGGTTAAATTCGGAACAGGGATACATGAATTCCGAGGATTTAGTATTCAATTCTAAATGAGTATGGATAAGTGCTGAGTAGGGACGTATATTTTG
Coding sequences:
- a CDS encoding MBL fold metallo-hydrolase, which translates into the protein MINDPWFTVQQIDSRTFAISEYGHWEKVHSFLLLGVERAMLIDSGLGIDNIKRITDQLTPLPVEVFTTHVHVDHIGSHGEFDKVYVHERDREWLENGISGLPITQIRKDIGRDITKPTPKSFHPSTYQSFQGKPSGLLEDQQRIHLGNRVIIVLHTPGHSPGHVCFFDETNGYLFTGDLLYDTTPIYAFYPSTNPEDLVASLEKITMINGVNRIFGSHNTLGLSISILDEVKLAVTHLRKNNLVKFGTGIHEFRGFSIQF
- a CDS encoding MBL fold metallo-hydrolase, translated to MLKNIHSSIYYMPNDDDRERPTLGLVVGDQCSLIIDAGNSVQHAQDFLKEIESLNVPPVKYVVVTHGHWDHFLGLSEFNATIIANRLTSQIIHEWQQFTFDDDSLQEYVDDNKMSAKCMEIIKTEMPERESFSVVSPDLTFETSLTIDLGNKLCVIEKVRSTHTDDSTIVYVPDDKVLFLGDCAYGTTTNSLFHYKQSQLLPMINDIQKYDAEFFLLGHESLCDQAEMKQYWDELTAASKATSSASLEEAVQSFEKENSRPPNANETFFIEAFVNDWVIRSR
- a CDS encoding RNA polymerase sigma factor, with translation MTDHSDEKITQIYLLHSDAVFKYIYYMVSDKHLAEDLTQETFIRVYKNLNQFRSDSTISTWMIKIARNVTLDHLKKKRFKHLLNIDLFMNTLTNKQISYGDLMIQSEDVNNLYQSLNTLKKEYKEVIILRKINECSIKETAMILEWSEDKVKSMTSRALIQLRKEFKKREASFSESFR